From the Gallaecimonas kandeliae genome, one window contains:
- a CDS encoding HD-GYP domain-containing protein has product MTRKIKVLPSQLCVGLFVDLSLRWVQHPFLFSRFKIRNDEQLTLIQSLGLEDVIVWLDKSDALPLPLVKAAPEPEPQPALVQERDEAFLKKQEKIERQRAYMRGLNKATQDFQRTVANVKAVMQDMQRRPLAALEDASQVVEEITDTITDQSNILLHLMNEPKGDDGFYCHSLNVAVLSMLVAKTAGMPREEIRQAGLGGIFHDLGKLRIPSQILRKTDALSEAENNFLKMHPQYGVELASRHGDFPPRVLNVIAQHHEMLDGSGYPKGLTQGGIDKLAQLVAVANEYDNLCHGRRDKHPMPPHAVLSHLFRHGKELFNQELVQHFIRVLGVYPPGTVVQLSNDQYGLVMTVNASRLLSPAVLVYDPAIPRDQAAIIDLEEEGLTVSRTVRIAALPTAVFDYLKPRSDISYFMELGKRSA; this is encoded by the coding sequence ATGACAAGAAAGATAAAGGTGCTGCCCAGCCAGCTCTGTGTGGGACTCTTCGTGGATCTCTCATTGAGGTGGGTACAGCACCCTTTCCTGTTCAGCCGCTTCAAGATCCGCAACGATGAACAACTGACCCTGATCCAGAGCCTGGGCTTGGAGGATGTCATTGTCTGGCTTGACAAGTCCGATGCCCTGCCGCTGCCGCTGGTAAAGGCGGCGCCTGAGCCCGAGCCTCAACCGGCACTGGTACAGGAGCGGGACGAGGCCTTCCTCAAGAAGCAGGAAAAGATAGAGCGCCAGCGGGCCTACATGCGTGGCCTGAACAAGGCCACCCAGGATTTCCAGCGTACCGTTGCCAACGTCAAGGCGGTGATGCAGGACATGCAGCGCCGGCCGCTGGCGGCCTTGGAGGATGCCAGTCAGGTGGTGGAGGAGATCACCGACACCATCACCGACCAGAGCAACATACTGCTGCACCTGATGAACGAACCCAAAGGGGACGACGGCTTCTACTGCCACAGCCTCAACGTGGCTGTGTTGTCCATGCTGGTGGCCAAGACGGCGGGCATGCCGAGGGAAGAGATCCGCCAGGCCGGCCTTGGCGGCATCTTCCACGACCTTGGCAAGCTGCGGATCCCCAGCCAGATACTGCGCAAGACAGATGCCCTGAGCGAGGCCGAAAACAACTTCCTCAAGATGCACCCCCAGTACGGGGTGGAGCTGGCCAGCCGCCACGGGGATTTCCCGCCGCGGGTATTGAACGTCATAGCCCAGCACCACGAAATGCTGGACGGCTCAGGCTATCCCAAGGGGCTGACTCAGGGGGGGATAGACAAGCTGGCCCAACTGGTGGCGGTGGCCAACGAATACGACAACCTCTGCCATGGCCGCCGTGACAAGCACCCCATGCCGCCCCATGCAGTGCTGTCGCACCTGTTCCGCCACGGCAAGGAGCTGTTCAACCAGGAACTGGTCCAGCATTTCATCCGGGTTTTGGGGGTCTATCCGCCTGGCACCGTGGTGCAGCTCAGCAACGACCAGTACGGCCTGGTGATGACGGTCAATGCCAGCCGGCTGTTAAGCCCGGCGGTACTGGTCTACGACCCTGCCATACCCCGCGACCAGGCGGCCATCATCGATCTGGAAGAAGAGGGGCTGACGGTCAGCCGAACGGTGCGCATTGCGGCGTTGCCGACCGCCGTATTCGACTACCTCAAGCCCCGTAGCGACATCAGTTACTTCATGGAACTGGGCAAGCGCAGCGCCTGA